CTACTTCATGCGCAGTCGTCGACGGCGACTGTGAGGGCTGTGTTCATAGTGGATCCGGAGGGGATCATAAGGGTAATCCTCTACTACCCGCTGGAGCTAGGCAGAAACATGGACGAGATACTCAGGATAGTTAAAGCGTTGCAGGTCCACACTCAGAACCGTGTTGCAATGCCCGCCAACTGGCCTAACAACGAACTCATAGGTGAGAAGGCGATAGTGCCGCCGCCATCCACCATGGTCGACATACCTGAGAGGCTCAAGAAGTACAGTTGCTTCGACTGGTGGTTCTGCTATAAGGAAGTGCCTCACGAGGATGCCAGCGAGGCAAGGTCCTTCCTAAGGAGGGTTGCCGAGGAAAAGAGGTAAATTAAAGCAACATCGCTGCAAACCCTCGACCTTAAATTTTTCCAAATATAAGAGAAGCTCATAATTTAAGATTAGGTGTGATTCATGAGTCACGTGGCAATTCATAAGGTGATGAAGAACTTAGACCTCATAAGAGTTACTGACACCGAGGTGAGGTACTTTGAGGCTATGTGGGAGATACCTGAGGGAGTGTCCTACAATTCCTACGTACTGCACACCGACGAGGGCGAGGTCATCTTCGATACTGTCAAATCCGGCTTCTCCAGGGAGTACCTGGAGGCGTTGAAGAGCGTTGTCGACTTCAGAGACATAAGGTACGTTGTAGTCCACCACATGGAACCCGACCACAGCGGCTCCCTGAAGGATCTGGCCGGAGTGGAGGGCTTTAGAGCTGAGGTGCTAGGACATCCCCTCACCTCAAGACTGATTAAGGCACTCCTCAACATTAACGTCAGATTCCGTGAGGTCAGAGATGGTGAGGAGGTTAGGCTGGGCGACACTAAGCTCAAGTTCATCCATACGCCGTGGCTCCACTGGCCTGAGACTATGTTCACCTATGTCGAGAATTCCAACGCTTTGATGACGTGCGATGCCTTCGGCGCCTACTCAACGGCGCCGTATGTGGTAAGCAGCGTTGAAAACCTTAAAACCGAGTACGTTCGGTCTATGCGCAAGTACTTCGCAAACATAGTGGGGCATTATAGGGAGAACGTGGTTAAAGCTCTGGACAAGCTTGGGTCCCTCGGGCTAGGCGTGGATCTAGTGGCCCCGTCGCATGGGGCGGTGCTCTCAGGCGCTGACATCGTCAGGAAGGTCGTGGAGCTATATCGCTCCTGGTCTGAGGGCAGAGCTGAAGGCGGTAAGGTCGTGTTGCTCTACACCTCAATGTACGGCTACGTCGGGAAGCTGGTCGAGGATTTCCTGAAGTGTTTTGAGGGCGGGGGTGTTAGGGTTGAAGTGTTTAGGTTCACGTCAACGCAGAGGGACAGCGTGGCAGACTTCCTTGGGGAACTGCTTGACGCTGATGCTTTCGTTGTGGCGACCTCGACGTATGATGGCGGCCTCTTCCCCCTAACCAAGCACCTGCTGAATCTGGTCGTGGACAAACTGAACGTGATTAAACCTGTCTACCTGATAACGGCATACGGCTGGAGTGATGCCGCCGCAAGGGAAATTAAGAAGATCCTCTCAGGCTCTAAGCTAGTGGTGAAGGGAGAGCTGGCGGTGAACAGCACGCCGACGAGTGAGGATCTAATCAAGCTGAGGGCGATGGTGAAGGAGGTGCTCGCCCAAGCCGGGGTCAGCTCTAAATGAGTGACTCCTTACTCAGTAAAGTACACAGCTTTCTGGAGGATGAGGAACTGGCTAGGATCGTCTACGAGTACTTAGCCAGCCGAGTCAGTGATGCCGACGTGAGAAGGAAGTTAAGTGATTTGGCCTTGATGGAGGCGACGCATGCGAGCTTCTGGAAGGACTTCCTGAGCAGGAGGGGACACACACCAGCCGTGAACGTAACGAAGCTCCGGCTGAAGGCGGCCCTGCTCAAACTCACACACATGTTGTTCGGCACAGGCTTCACGATCAAGTTGCTGGAGCATGATGAATTCAACGCGGTGAGGAACTACATGGAATTCATCAACTCAGGACCCCTGAGTGAGTCGGAGAGACTCGTCTTAAGAATGGTGATAAAGGACGAACTAATCCATGAAAGCAACTTCAAGAAAATCGAGTCCAGGTTCAGGGGTTTGTTAGAGCACGTTAGGGAGGTGGTTCTAGGGATGAATGACGGTCTGGTGGAGGTCCTCTCAGTATCCGCCGGACTCTCAGGCACTTTCACCTCCTCACTCTACGTAGCTGTTGGAGGGTTGCTAGTAGCTGTTGGAGGGGCACTCTCAATGGGCATCGGTGCCTACGTCAGCACTAAGTCCAACGTCCAGATCAAGAACGAGGTGGCGAGGAACGTAAGGGTCAGTGCTGAGGCGGAGCCTGAGCTCAGCGCCGAGGAGCTAAGGGAGTACTTAATCAGGAAGGGCTTCACCAGAGAGTTGAGCGATATGATAGTAGCTGAGTCGCTGAGGGACCCCAGACTACTCTCATCACTGCTGATTGAGAGCGAGCTAGGACAGAGCGAGGAGGCTTTGGAGGAGCCAGCGAGGGCCGGGCTCTACACTGGGGTCTCCTACTTAATAGGTTCCGCAGTACCATTGTTACCTTACATTGCTTCAGTCCCCCCGCCCTTCTCAACAGTCTTATCGCTCATCAGCGCCGCCCTCGTGTTGAGCGTGACCGGGTTCATAATATCGGTTTTAGGCGGTCTGCGTATCAGACGCAAGGTAGTCGAGCTAATCACGTTAGGACTGACAGCGGCTGCAGCAACCTACACTATCGGCAAGATGGCCAACATAGTTCTCGGAATCGAGATCTAAAGGGCTTACAGTAGCGATCCCCATCACTGTAGCGGGCTGGGCTCAATGGCATGCGGGTTAGGGACTGCGGCCCTGAGAACCTGGAGGAGAAATGAAGGGTTAGGAATACCTGTTTTCAGCAAAACCGCGTGAATTCGGGTGAAGGCCGTTTACCAGGTATTACCTTATCCGGTTTATTTGGTTACTCTGCGTTTTATGGGCACGGGAAATTACTAAAAACCTAGTCTGACAACCTTACCTCTTTCCTAGCCTCCCACAGACCGTGCAGGTTACAATACTCTACGGCGTATATGACGCCGCCCTTCCTGACCTTAACTTTGAACCTGATGTCCGGTTCGCTGTAGACGGGCTCTAGCTCAACTGCTGCCAGCCTCACAGGATTGAAGGGCCTGCCTTCCTCGTAGAAGTAAAGCTCAACCCGTCTTATCGAGTGCTCCACGACGTTGGGGTGGGGACCTACAAACACTCTGACCTCAAAAGGCTCGTTTGCCTTAACGACTTCAGGCGCTTCAATTTTCGGCGTGTGAGTCTCGACCTTCGTTATGGCCTCGCCCGACGCCCTCTCAGGACTGTATATCAATTCACTGAAGTTTTTCATGTTAAGACACCATAATAAATTGTACTCAAAAATTAATAAACACTCTAGATTTAATAGACATATTTAGATCTTAAGTTATGTCATGCAACGTCACAATTATCTAACTATGCCTTGTGAATGCGTTCGAGCGTTGCTAGCTCTTAAACCTCTCCTCACTCCATGCGTTGCCTCTCTCATGATATCCTAGTGCTTCCCAGTATCCGTCCTTATACTCTCGTGTGAAGATGATTTCAGTAACCCACTTAGCGCTCTTCCACCCATATAGGTGGGGTATGAAGATTCTAGCTGGAAAGCCCTGCTCCACACTTAGGGGTCTCCCGTTGACCTTGAGAGCTAGGATAGCTCTCTCGTCGTTGAAATCGCTATAGGGTATTACGGTAGTGTAGTTGTCGAGACTCCTTACGAAGACCCAGGAAACCTCCTTGGAAGGGTTGACCTCGCTGATCAGCCTCCTCAGCGGGATGCCCTCCCAAGCCACGTTCCTGACCGACCAGCCCGTGACGCAGTGGAAGTCGGAGACGTAGGACATGCTGGACATCTCAAGCAACTCCTCGTACGTGTAGGTTGTGGGTGAGCTCACCTCACCACCAACCCTTAGCCTCCACTTCACTACATCCACATCAGGCTGTCCTAGTATCCTGTAGATTATGAAGTTAGGTATAGCCTTCTGACCCGGAGGGAGACCCTCACCGCCTCGCATAACCTCAGCCCTCACCGACTAATAGTGCATAGAGACTTAATTAGTTTGCTCCCCAGGACCACGAACCTGCACGAGCCGACGTACCCTCCACTGCTGAACAACCTGTACGTGTAGAGGACGTAGTCAGAACCTATGGCCTCGTTCTCGCTGAACACCGCACTCAAATCCTTTAAGCCTAAGTGGTCGCTGAGCACCTCTTTGACGAGTGCCACGTGTTTGTGTAGATCCCCCAGAAACACCACCTCCTTAGGTTCGTGAATGCATGTGAAGACCTCCTTAATGCCCTTCGGGTGAAGGGCCTCAGGACTTGAAGCCCGACACTCCAACCGAACGACACCCCCTAAAACATGTTTGGATTAGATTTAAGGGTGTGGTAGCCGGGCGGGGATTCGAACCCCGGTCACGGGGGTTCCTCCTCAGGTCCAAAGCCCCGCATCCTTGGCCGCTAGACGACCCGGCTCCACCTACCTACTTTCACTCAATGCTTAAATGTTTTCCGCCCGCTTGGACGTGATCAGATACAGCACTACAGCCAGCGCTGCCTGAGGGGGTAGAGACTCATCGAACCCGGCCACAGTCACGTGCTCTCCCAGAGCAAGCTCGGCTTTAGTCGGCGGCGAATCACTGCCGTTGACCAGTACTGCGACCCTGCCCTCCAACCTGCTCACCACTTCCCCTACATCCTTGGAGACCTCGGTCTTGGCGAGAACTAAGACCCTGTCAGGCCTCAGCATGTCGAGGGCATCCTGCAACGACGGCAGGACGAGGAAAGGCCTCCCCCTCCTGAAGGCGTACTTACTCACCTCAGGCACCCCTGACTGAGCAGCCATCCCAGAGACCCTAGTCACGACTAAGCCGGCCTTCAGCCCGCTCAAACCGTACACC
This portion of the Zestosphaera sp. genome encodes:
- a CDS encoding peroxiredoxin, which encodes MPGLIPLIGEPFPKIEVVTNYGKKVLPDEYKGKWFILFSHPADFTPVCTTEFVAFTVRYEDFRRLNTELIGLSIDSNYSHIKWVEWIKEKLGYEVPFPIIADPRGQVAEKLGLLHAQSSTATVRAVFIVDPEGIIRVILYYPLELGRNMDEILRIVKALQVHTQNRVAMPANWPNNELIGEKAIVPPPSTMVDIPERLKKYSCFDWWFCYKEVPHEDASEARSFLRRVAEEKR
- a CDS encoding FprA family A-type flavoprotein, whose protein sequence is MSHVAIHKVMKNLDLIRVTDTEVRYFEAMWEIPEGVSYNSYVLHTDEGEVIFDTVKSGFSREYLEALKSVVDFRDIRYVVVHHMEPDHSGSLKDLAGVEGFRAEVLGHPLTSRLIKALLNINVRFREVRDGEEVRLGDTKLKFIHTPWLHWPETMFTYVENSNALMTCDAFGAYSTAPYVVSSVENLKTEYVRSMRKYFANIVGHYRENVVKALDKLGSLGLGVDLVAPSHGAVLSGADIVRKVVELYRSWSEGRAEGGKVVLLYTSMYGYVGKLVEDFLKCFEGGGVRVEVFRFTSTQRDSVADFLGELLDADAFVVATSTYDGGLFPLTKHLLNLVVDKLNVIKPVYLITAYGWSDAAAREIKKILSGSKLVVKGELAVNSTPTSEDLIKLRAMVKEVLAQAGVSSK
- a CDS encoding VIT1/CCC1 transporter family protein, which encodes MSDSLLSKVHSFLEDEELARIVYEYLASRVSDADVRRKLSDLALMEATHASFWKDFLSRRGHTPAVNVTKLRLKAALLKLTHMLFGTGFTIKLLEHDEFNAVRNYMEFINSGPLSESERLVLRMVIKDELIHESNFKKIESRFRGLLEHVREVVLGMNDGLVEVLSVSAGLSGTFTSSLYVAVGGLLVAVGGALSMGIGAYVSTKSNVQIKNEVARNVRVSAEAEPELSAEELREYLIRKGFTRELSDMIVAESLRDPRLLSSLLIESELGQSEEALEEPARAGLYTGVSYLIGSAVPLLPYIASVPPPFSTVLSLISAALVLSVTGFIISVLGGLRIRRKVVELITLGLTAAAATYTIGKMANIVLGIEI
- a CDS encoding class II SORL domain-containing protein; this encodes MKNFSELIYSPERASGEAITKVETHTPKIEAPEVVKANEPFEVRVFVGPHPNVVEHSIRRVELYFYEEGRPFNPVRLAAVELEPVYSEPDIRFKVKVRKGGVIYAVEYCNLHGLWEARKEVRLSD
- a CDS encoding sulfite oxidase-like oxidoreductase, producing the protein MRAEVMRGGEGLPPGQKAIPNFIIYRILGQPDVDVVKWRLRVGGEVSSPTTYTYEELLEMSSMSYVSDFHCVTGWSVRNVAWEGIPLRRLISEVNPSKEVSWVFVRSLDNYTTVIPYSDFNDERAILALKVNGRPLSVEQGFPARIFIPHLYGWKSAKWVTEIIFTREYKDGYWEALGYHERGNAWSEERFKS
- a CDS encoding RecB-family nuclease, translated to MGLELVVVLNNVSSPQRLTDVAKLVYGLSGLKAGLVVTRVSGMAAQSGVPEVSKYAFRRGRPFLVLPSLQDALDMLRPDRVLVLAKTEVSKDVGEVVSRLEGRVAVLVNGSDSPPTKAELALGEHVTVAGFDESLPPQAALAVVLYLITSKRAENI